Sequence from the Bacillota bacterium genome:
GAGGTCAGGGTCCTCCATGAATACTGGGTCTATCATGGCGGTGCCCCGGACATCGCACGGCCTGGCGCCGAACACCACGACATGGCCCTCGGGTAGTTCCTCGCAAAACACGACCTCCCCGTCCCTCTTGTCGTAGCGGAAGAGCTTGTCGGTCCGGCAGAAGAACACTCCCTTCAAAGACCGCCTGGCGTTCACTGGAGGGAGCCCAAACCCTTGACCTTTCCAGGGCACGAAGTCCTCGTAGTCCGGCCCGGGACCTGGGACCACCACTCGGCGGGAGGCGGCCCACCCATTGAGCAGTTCCTCTACCCTACCCTTTTTGAGTAGTCTGGCACCCACAGGCAACAGCTCCCATCACATGATGAAGTCTCCGGGGTCGTTGGGCCGGAATGTTGACAGCATTGGCTTGTCGTCAACCCTCAGGCCAGCCACATGGCCGTAGAGCTCCCGGGCGTCCTTTTCCAGTTTCCTGTTGAGGAGGCGCAGGTTGACCCCGGCCGGGCAGGCCTTCTCACAGGCTCCGCAGTCCACGCACCTACCGGCCAGGTGCATTGCCCTCATGATATGGAACACCATGGCATCGGTGAGGTCATCCGTGCCTCCCACCCAGGTGGGTTTGGACCTGTCCACAAAGCACACCTTGCAGTAGCATCCTGGGCAGGCCTGGCGACAGGCGTAGCAGCGGATGCACTTCGAGGCCTCCTGGGCGAAGAGGTCCCAGCGGTCATCAACCTCCTGGGCCTCCACGGCCGCGACATCCCCGAAGTCGCCCTTGGGGTTTGGGCTCTCGACCCTGCCCAGGTCCACATCGATGATGGGGGATGACTTCTGGACACAGGTCTTACAGGAGGGCTCCAGGACCTCCTGGATGGGAACCCTCTCTTTCCACCCCCGCCCCTGGATCACAACGTGGCCGTCCTCCAGGTGGCCCTCATAGATGGTCCTCAACCCCGCGACCTTCTCCAAGGCCCTCCGGGAGAGCACCCCGTCACAGGGCACACCTATAACCTTCAGGGCGGACCTGGATACCTGGTTCTCCGTGATGTACTCCACCACCCAGCGCCCGTCACACCCCTTGGCAACGATCCCCACCCGGGAACCCCTCAGCCGGGGGATGTAGACCGACACCGTATTCTCGCAGGTCTCATCCCATATCATCCTCTCGACGTCCTCGGGCCTCCGGGCAAATAGGGGCGCTGACCTCAAAGGAAGCGTGCCCCTCTGGTAACCCAGGATGACGTCGACCTCCTTGCTCTCCAAGAGACGCCTGCACTCGTCGCGTAGTCTCTCTTGTACAGCAGTCATGGCGCTTGCCTCGCTTTCACCAGCTTCTGGCTGGGTCCCAGTGACCGCACCTTCTCCGTGACGGCCTTGATTACCTGGGCGAACTTCTGGCCCTCGGCCGCGGACACCCAGGAGAACTGGACGCGGCCTGGCTCGATGCCCAGGTGGCCGAGGAGACCGTCCAGGAGCTGGAACTTCCTCCTGGCCAGGAGATTGCCCGACAGGTAGTGGCAGTCGCCGGGATGGCACCCTGACACCAGCACACCGTCGGCCCCGTGCTGGAGAGCCTTCACAATGTAGAAGGGGTTGACGGCGCCAGAGCACGGCACCCTTATTACCCGGACGTTGGGTGGGTACTGGAAACGGGATATACCAGCCAGGTCAGCCCCGGCGTAGCTGCACCAGTGGCACAGGAATGCCACGATCTTGGGCTCCCACTTCTCCTCCATCTTCACGGCGCTCATCGGAATGCAGCCACCTCCGCCATGATCTCTTCGTCAGTGAATCCCTTGAGGGCTATGGCTCCGGACCGGCAGGTGGCGGCGCAGGCACCGCAGCCCTTGCACACGGCGCTCTCGACCCTGGCCACGTTCTTCTCCGGGTCCACCTTGATGGCGGAGAACTGGCAGAGCTCCTCGCACGCCTTGCATCCCACGCACTTGGACTCGTCCACCACGGATACGGTGCCGTGGGCCTCGATGTGGTCCTTGGCCAGCACTGTAGCGGCCCTGCCAACAGCGGCCAGCGCCTGGGCCATGCTCTCCCTGACCATCTTAGGGGCGTGCGCCAGGCCTGCCAGGAACACACCGTCCGTGGCGAAGTCCACTGGCCTGAGCTTCACGTGAGCCTCCAGGAAGAAGGCATCCTCATTCACGGGCACCTTCAGCATCTGAGCCACCTGGCGGCTGTCGGGATAGGGTTCCACGGCGGCGCTGAGCACCACCATGTCCGCCTCGATCCTGATGTCCCGGCCCAGGATGAAGTCGGCGAGATCCACGGAGAGGGTGCCGTTCTCCCCGGTTACCTTGGGCTTCTTGGCTAGGTCGTAGCGGAGGAAGGTGACCCCTGCCGCTCGCGCCTGGGAGTAGTAGTCCTCGTAGAGACCGTAGGTCCTCATATCCCTGTAGAGGATGATCACCTCGGTCTCGGGGTCCATCCCTTTGAGGGCCAGGGCGTTCTTCACCGCCTGGGTGCAGCAGAGCCGGCTGCAGTAGGGGCGCTGCGGCTCCCGGGAACCCACGCACTGGATCATCACGATCCTCTTGGCCTTGGCCTCGCCCGAACGCATCCGGATCTCCAGTTCCTGCTGGGTGATGACCCTGGGGTCAATACCGTAAAGGTACTCGGTGGGCTTGTGCTCACGGCCTCCCGTGGCCACAACCACAACGCCATGCTCGTACTGGACCTCCCTGCCCCCCACGGCGATGGTGGTCTTGAAGTTGCCCACGAAGCCGTCAATGGACCTTATCTCCGCCCCGGTGTAGACGTCCACGAAGGGGCTTGCCTTCACCCGGCGCAACAGGTCCTGGAGCACCTTCTGGAGATCCTCCCCGTCAATGCTGCGGTCGAGGTGGCGAAGGTTTCCTCCCAGTTCCGGCTGGCGCTCCACCAGGCACACGGGGAACCCCTGGTCAGCCATGCCCAGGGCTGCTGTCATGCCGGATACACCGCCGCCGATGACCAGGGCCTTCTTGGTAAGGCCCACCATCTGCGGGTAGAGGGGCTCCAGGAGCCTCGCCTTGGCCACGGCCATGCGGACAAGGTCCTTGGCCTTCTCCGTGGCATCCCTGGGCTCGGACATGTGTACCCAGGAGCACTGGTCCCGGATGTTGGCCATCTCAAAGAGGTGCGAGTTCAGTCCCGCCTCCTTCACGGTCTGCTGGAAGAGGGGCTCGTGGGTCCGGGGCGAGCAGGACGCCACCACAACCCGGTTGAGGTCATGCTCCTGCACCAGGTCCTTCATGCGGTCCTGGGTATCCTGGGAGCACGTATACATGTTGGCGTCAGCGAACACCACGTCCGGGAGGCTCTTTGCGTACTCCAAAACCTCCGGGACCTTCACCACGCCCCCTATGTTGATGCCGCAATTGCAGATGAACACTCCCACCCGGGGGGCCTGGTTGGCCACGTTCTTCTCCGCCGGGTACTCCTTCTCTTTCACCATGCTCCATCTTTGGGGAAAGAGCACCTGGCCCACCGCCGCCGCGGCCGCAGAGGCCTCCATGACGGTCTCTGGGATGTCCTTGGGGCTGGCGAAGGCACCTGCCGCAAACACCCCTGGCATGGAGGTCTTCACCGAGTTGAGCCCCGAAGAGCGGCGGTAGCCGTAGTCGTCAAGGTGGATGCCAACCTTGCGGGCGAGCCTGGCCACATCGGAATTAGGCTTCATGCCCACGGAGAGCACCACCATATCGAATTCGGCGGTTCTTGACTCTCCGGTCTCCTCCACGTACTTGACCAGGAGGTTCCCGCTATCCGGGTCCTCCTTGACCTCGCGCACCTTGGCCCTGACGAACCTCACCTTGTGCTCGTCCTGGGCCCTGCTATAGTACTTCTCGAAGTCCTTGCCGTAGGCCCTCATGTCCATGAAGAATATGGACACGTCCAGGTTGCCCGCAACGTGCTCCTTGGCTATGACGGCCTCCTTGATGGCATACATGCAGCACACCGAGGAGCAGTAGCCCGAGGCCTTGTGCTCATCCCGGGAACCCACGCACTGCAGGAAGGCTATGTTCTTGGGCTGCTTGTGATCGGAGGGTCTCACAACGTGCCCCTCGAAGGGGCCCGAGGCCGAGAGGATCCTCTCGAACTCCACGCTGGTGACCACGTTCTTGCACTTGCCGTAACCGTATTCGTTCAAGTGTGCCGGGTCATAGGCCTCAAAGCCCGGGGCCAGCACGATGGCGCCAACCTCCAGCTCCAGGACCTCCTCGACCATCTCGTGGTCCACGGCCTTGGCCTTGCACACCCTGACGCACTCCATGCACTCCGAGCAAACGCCGCAATCCAGGCATCGCTTGGCCTCGGCAACGGCCTGTTCCTCCGTGAAGCCCAGCTCCACCTCCTGGAAGCCCGAGAGGCGTTCCTCCAGGGGGAGGCCGGACATGACAGCCCTGGGTACAGGCCTAGCGTCCTTGGGTACCGAGACCACCTTGGCCTCGGGCCTGGAGAAGTCCCGTCCCTCCCTGGTATCCATCTCGTTTATGAACCGGTGTATGGATTCGGCCGCCCTCTTGCCCACGGCCACTGCCTCCACCACCGTGGCGGGGCCGGATACGGCGTCGCCTCCGGCGAACACACCGGGAACGGCGGTCTCGGCGGTATCGCTGTCAGCCTCCAGGGTGCCCCAGCGGCTTACCTTCAGGGCGGGATCCTCGCTGGCGAACTCCAGCTGGGGGGCCTGGCCGATGGCGGCCACTACCATATCCGCCTCTATTTCGAACTCGGACCCTGGAATGGCCTCCGGGCGCCGGCGCCCCGAGGCGTCAGGCTTGCCCAGCCTCATCCTCTGGCACACCAGGCCCTTGACGGCCCCATCCCCCATGACGGAAACCGGCGCGGTCAGGAACTGGATGTCGATGCCTTCGTGAAGAGCCTCCTCCACCTCGTGGGGGGCCGCAGGCATCTCCCCCCGGGCCCGGCGGTAGACGATAGTGACCTTCTCGGAGCCCAGCCTCAAGGCGCTCCTGGCAACGTCGATGGCAACGTTGCCGCCACCGACCACCAGCACCCTCCGGCCAACCCTCACCGGGCGGCCGAGGTTCAAGTCCCTGAGGAACTCCACACCAGATACCATGCCTTCCTTATCCTCACCGGGGATACCCATCTTCTGGTCACCGTGGGCCCCCACCGCCAGGAAGATGCAGGAGTAGCCCTCCTCCCTGAGGCTTGCCAGGGTGAACTCACGGCCCAGGCGCTTTTCGCACTGGATCTTCACGCCTAGCCTCTCGATGGCCTCGATCTCCCGCTTCAGGATATCCCTGGGCAGGCGGTAGGCGGGAATGCCGTAGCGCAGCATGCCGCCGGGTTCGGGCAGGGCCTCGAACACCGTCACCTGGTAGCCCTTGAGGGCTAGGTCGTAGGCGCAGGTAAGCCCCGCAGGGCCCGCGCCAACGATGGCCACCCTCTCATCCCGGGCCTCCCCGGGCTCGGGGTCACAGAAAAGTCCCTTGTCGTACTCGTAGTCCGCGATGAAGCGTTTCAGGGAGCAAATGGCGATTGGCTCGTCCACCAACCCCCTGTTGCAGTTGGACTCGCAGGGATGGTGGCACACCCTGCCGCAAATGGCGGGCAGGGGGTTAGACATCTTCTCAAGTCTCAGGGCCTCCTCGAACTTGCCCTCGGCGATGAGGGCAACGTAGCCCTGGGCGTGCACCCCGGCAGGGCAGGTCACCTGGCAAAGGGGCCTTGCCGCCTTGTCTATTGTGAAGGCGTTGGGGTAGGCCTGCGGGAAGGGCCTGAAGACGGCCCTACGCTTGTTCAGCCCGCCCTCATATTCATTGTCCAGCACTACCGGACAGGCCTTCTCGCAGTCCTGGCAGCCCGTGCACTTGGAGACATCGATATAGCGGGGGTTCTTCTTCACGGTTACCCGGAAGTTCCCCTCGTCCCCCTGGATGTCCACCAGATCGCTGCATGTCATGGTCTCGATGTTCAGGTGCCGCCCGCACTCCACCAGCTTGGGTGACAGGATGCACATGGCACAATCGTTGGTGGGGAAGGTCTTGTCCAGCCGGGCCATGGTGCCGCCTATGGAGGGGGACTTTTCCACCAGGTACACGTAGTAACCGGCCTCAGCCAGGTCCAGGGAGGCCTGCATGCCGGCTATGCCTCCCCCCAGCACCAGGGCGGCTCCTACCTTCTTCGGGTTCTTGGCGGGTTCGGTCAAGGCCTATTCCCCCCCGGAAGCCAAGTTCTTCACGGCCCTAGCCAGCTGGGCCGGGTCCAGCGGTGCCTCTTCCGTCTTGCCAGCTAGGAGGAACCGTACCATGTCCCTGCGCATCTCCTGTACCAGCCGGCCCGTTTCCTCAACGCGCCCGGGGAAGGAGGGAGCGACGTAGCCCTCCTCCACGGCCATGTCCCTAAGGACCCCCATGACGTTGGCGAACTTCACGTTCTGCGGGCAGTGATAGGTACAGTCAAAGCACGTGATACAGTACCATATCTCGTCCGAGGACAGCACCTCGTCCCTGAGGCCCAGGAGGACCTGCCGGATGATGCGCCGCGGGTTGAAGGCCTCCTCAACCTCGGCCACCGGGCAGCCCGCGGTACACACGCCACAGGCGAAACACGACTTGATGTTCTCCCCGCCCGGGCGGCCAGCCACCTCGTACTTGAACTTGGGATCCAGGGTGCGGGCTTCTTCTGTCTTGGCCATCTAGATCACCCCTCTCTCGGCTCCGGGTCTCGGCACGGGGCCGAGTTCGCGGACCTTTTCAACCATGGCACCCACCAGGGCAAGGAACCTCTCGGGGGATGCCGGCGACA
This genomic interval carries:
- a CDS encoding hydrogenase iron-sulfur subunit is translated as MEEKWEPKIVAFLCHWCSYAGADLAGISRFQYPPNVRVIRVPCSGAVNPFYIVKALQHGADGVLVSGCHPGDCHYLSGNLLARRKFQLLDGLLGHLGIEPGRVQFSWVSAAEGQKFAQVIKAVTEKVRSLGPSQKLVKARQAP
- a CDS encoding NAD(P)-binding protein; its protein translation is MTEPAKNPKKVGAALVLGGGIAGMQASLDLAEAGYYVYLVEKSPSIGGTMARLDKTFPTNDCAMCILSPKLVECGRHLNIETMTCSDLVDIQGDEGNFRVTVKKNPRYIDVSKCTGCQDCEKACPVVLDNEYEGGLNKRRAVFRPFPQAYPNAFTIDKAARPLCQVTCPAGVHAQGYVALIAEGKFEEALRLEKMSNPLPAICGRVCHHPCESNCNRGLVDEPIAICSLKRFIADYEYDKGLFCDPEPGEARDERVAIVGAGPAGLTCAYDLALKGYQVTVFEALPEPGGMLRYGIPAYRLPRDILKREIEAIERLGVKIQCEKRLGREFTLASLREEGYSCIFLAVGAHGDQKMGIPGEDKEGMVSGVEFLRDLNLGRPVRVGRRVLVVGGGNVAIDVARSALRLGSEKVTIVYRRARGEMPAAPHEVEEALHEGIDIQFLTAPVSVMGDGAVKGLVCQRMRLGKPDASGRRRPEAIPGSEFEIEADMVVAAIGQAPQLEFASEDPALKVSRWGTLEADSDTAETAVPGVFAGGDAVSGPATVVEAVAVGKRAAESIHRFINEMDTREGRDFSRPEAKVVSVPKDARPVPRAVMSGLPLEERLSGFQEVELGFTEEQAVAEAKRCLDCGVCSECMECVRVCKAKAVDHEMVEEVLELEVGAIVLAPGFEAYDPAHLNEYGYGKCKNVVTSVEFERILSASGPFEGHVVRPSDHKQPKNIAFLQCVGSRDEHKASGYCSSVCCMYAIKEAVIAKEHVAGNLDVSIFFMDMRAYGKDFEKYYSRAQDEHKVRFVRAKVREVKEDPDSGNLLVKYVEETGESRTAEFDMVVLSVGMKPNSDVARLARKVGIHLDDYGYRRSSGLNSVKTSMPGVFAAGAFASPKDIPETVMEASAAAAAVGQVLFPQRWSMVKEKEYPAEKNVANQAPRVGVFICNCGINIGGVVKVPEVLEYAKSLPDVVFADANMYTCSQDTQDRMKDLVQEHDLNRVVVASCSPRTHEPLFQQTVKEAGLNSHLFEMANIRDQCSWVHMSEPRDATEKAKDLVRMAVAKARLLEPLYPQMVGLTKKALVIGGGVSGMTAALGMADQGFPVCLVERQPELGGNLRHLDRSIDGEDLQKVLQDLLRRVKASPFVDVYTGAEIRSIDGFVGNFKTTIAVGGREVQYEHGVVVVATGGREHKPTEYLYGIDPRVITQQELEIRMRSGEAKAKRIVMIQCVGSREPQRPYCSRLCCTQAVKNALALKGMDPETEVIILYRDMRTYGLYEDYYSQARAAGVTFLRYDLAKKPKVTGENGTLSVDLADFILGRDIRIEADMVVLSAAVEPYPDSRQVAQMLKVPVNEDAFFLEAHVKLRPVDFATDGVFLAGLAHAPKMVRESMAQALAAVGRAATVLAKDHIEAHGTVSVVDESKCVGCKACEELCQFSAIKVDPEKNVARVESAVCKGCGACAATCRSGAIALKGFTDEEIMAEVAAFR
- a CDS encoding 4Fe-4S dicluster domain-containing protein — translated: MAKTEEARTLDPKFKYEVAGRPGGENIKSCFACGVCTAGCPVAEVEEAFNPRRIIRQVLLGLRDEVLSSDEIWYCITCFDCTYHCPQNVKFANVMGVLRDMAVEEGYVAPSFPGRVEETGRLVQEMRRDMVRFLLAGKTEEAPLDPAQLARAVKNLASGGE
- a CDS encoding 4Fe-4S ferredoxin codes for the protein MTAVQERLRDECRRLLESKEVDVILGYQRGTLPLRSAPLFARRPEDVERMIWDETCENTVSVYIPRLRGSRVGIVAKGCDGRWVVEYITENQVSRSALKVIGVPCDGVLSRRALEKVAGLRTIYEGHLEDGHVVIQGRGWKERVPIQEVLEPSCKTCVQKSSPIIDVDLGRVESPNPKGDFGDVAAVEAQEVDDRWDLFAQEASKCIRCYACRQACPGCYCKVCFVDRSKPTWVGGTDDLTDAMVFHIMRAMHLAGRCVDCGACEKACPAGVNLRLLNRKLEKDARELYGHVAGLRVDDKPMLSTFRPNDPGDFIM